A window from Verrucomicrobiota bacterium encodes these proteins:
- a CDS encoding MBL fold metallo-hydrolase: MNSSAPDTAAKPRRKLPRSFKDLTPSKHFNPRTFFHEMIWKGWLTKRTGKHHPPQFPKLKPGQVAITWIGHASFLIQFSGLNVLVDPNFANWLFLLKRLKRTGLKLKDLPPIDLVLITHAHFDHFHRRTLRQLPPPKTGIVPWGVGRLTRGLNFTRVIEMRWWESFGGDGWKVTLTPAKHWGARYLQDVNRGYGGFVIECQGRSVYHAGDSAYFEGFKEIGRRCHPEIALLPIGAYYPDSFRTVHMGPDDALKGFRDLRAKWMVPMHYGSFKLSFEDLDEPPRWLNELAKNQKLTQQLCFLEEGVPAVF; the protein is encoded by the coding sequence ATGAATTCGAGCGCTCCAGATACCGCCGCCAAGCCGCGCCGCAAATTGCCGCGGTCGTTCAAGGACCTGACGCCGAGCAAGCATTTTAACCCGCGGACCTTCTTCCATGAGATGATCTGGAAAGGTTGGCTGACCAAACGAACCGGGAAACACCACCCGCCACAGTTTCCCAAGCTCAAACCCGGCCAAGTGGCCATCACTTGGATTGGGCACGCCTCCTTCCTGATACAATTCAGCGGCTTGAACGTCCTGGTGGATCCTAATTTTGCCAACTGGCTATTCCTGCTCAAACGCTTAAAGCGGACTGGACTCAAACTGAAGGATTTGCCGCCCATTGACTTGGTGCTGATCACCCATGCGCATTTTGACCACTTTCACCGGCGGACGTTGCGCCAATTGCCACCGCCCAAAACCGGCATCGTACCGTGGGGGGTGGGACGTCTGACCCGGGGACTCAATTTTACCCGCGTCATTGAGATGCGCTGGTGGGAATCGTTCGGCGGCGATGGTTGGAAGGTAACCTTAACCCCGGCCAAACATTGGGGAGCGCGTTACTTGCAGGATGTCAACCGGGGCTACGGCGGTTTCGTGATCGAATGCCAGGGGCGCAGCGTGTATCATGCGGGCGATAGCGCGTATTTTGAGGGGTTCAAGGAAATTGGCCGGCGGTGCCATCCCGAAATCGCCCTCCTGCCAATTGGGGCGTATTATCCGGATTCGTTCCGGACGGTTCACATGGGCCCGGATGATGCCCTAAAAGGCTTTCGTGACTTGCGTGCCAAGTGGATGGTGCCGATGCATTATGGCTCGTTCAAACTCTCCTTTGAAGATCTGGACGAGCCACCCCGCTGGCTGAACGAGCTGGCCAAAAACCAGAAGCTCACGCAGCAACTTTGCTTTCTGGAAGAAGGCGTGCCGGCGGTGTTTTAG
- a CDS encoding PAS domain-containing protein, which translates to MDNRNPNLPSPVTAESAVWQRHLRLILLALVGVLVSFLLFRMIREYEQKRLTLEFDNAAENRTEALRREVRDVEEIANALSTLYASSQSVVLEEFKIFASDYLDVHPELEALQWLPRVYLHQRIPFELAHQQVGHPQYEITEMDARGRLRRADNRLEYFPTTYLEPSQDKAKLMGFDHFSQAESREAMERARDSGQRIATPWMRLNGTRAEEATYGFMIFSPVYTNGAPHETREQRQNNLAGFLLTAISLERMIAEAFHAIPKEEIELVLQDQALPATARFAFSIDPLKGRIQRRPEAELNLRDDRDRNGVVDAIGRTWHVWCRPMPGYLAVRRSYGAWGALVASLTMTLLVVNHLRQSMQRTARVEELVNQRTAELHAEIQRRNRLEADLERERDLLHMLLDHLPDRIYFKDRQSRFLRVSRAMAKLFGRTDPAEIVGKTDFDFFTREHAEPAYQDELDIIRTGQPLIGRIELETLPDGKTGWAHTTKMPLRGKAGDIVGTFGISRDITALKRMEEVLAEERNLLRNLIENLPDYIYVKDRQGRYLVCNITYVHVIGRDQVEDVLGKMPADLFSVEESGRFHAADLEVMASGQPLINQEEPLRDSFGHEHWFLTTKVPLRDGSQRTVGIVCIGRDITLRRQVEQQLKLANAELHKSHEDLIAAQMQLIQAEKMQSIGCLAAGVAHEVKNPLAILGMGVDYLNSSVNPADADARLVIDDMRAAIRRADNIILGLLDFSAPKQLKLQKDNLNRVAEQALTFTRHQQMDRQITVKRDLLATLPPVELDPDKLTQVLVNLYMNAIQAMPVGGCLSIRSYTRILAETEASRTLDGHQNLCFRVGDVVVVLETDDTGPGIPEDKLIRVFDPFFTTKPAGQGTGLGLTVTRKIVELHQGYLELRNRPEGGLRASIWLKPAP; encoded by the coding sequence ATGGATAACCGCAACCCAAATTTACCCAGTCCGGTCACGGCTGAATCTGCCGTCTGGCAGCGTCATCTCCGATTGATTTTACTGGCCCTGGTCGGTGTGCTGGTCAGCTTCTTGTTATTCCGCATGATCCGGGAATACGAGCAAAAGCGGCTGACGCTGGAGTTTGATAATGCCGCGGAAAACCGCACGGAGGCCTTGCGCCGGGAGGTGCGTGACGTCGAGGAAATTGCCAACGCCTTGAGTACTCTCTATGCCAGCAGCCAGAGTGTAGTACTGGAGGAGTTTAAAATATTTGCGTCCGATTACCTGGATGTTCATCCCGAACTTGAAGCGCTGCAATGGCTCCCCCGGGTGTACCTGCATCAACGGATTCCCTTCGAGCTTGCGCATCAGCAGGTCGGCCATCCCCAATATGAAATCACCGAAATGGACGCGCGGGGCCGCTTGCGCCGGGCGGATAATCGGTTGGAATATTTCCCGACCACCTATCTGGAGCCCAGTCAAGACAAGGCGAAGCTGATGGGGTTTGATCATTTTTCACAGGCTGAGTCGCGCGAGGCGATGGAACGCGCGCGCGATTCTGGGCAACGGATTGCCACGCCTTGGATGCGCCTGAATGGCACCCGGGCGGAGGAGGCGACTTACGGCTTTATGATTTTTTCTCCGGTGTACACGAATGGGGCGCCGCACGAAACGCGCGAGCAGCGGCAAAACAATCTCGCCGGCTTCCTGCTGACCGCCATCTCCCTGGAACGCATGATCGCGGAGGCCTTTCATGCCATCCCCAAAGAGGAAATTGAGTTGGTGCTCCAGGATCAGGCGCTGCCCGCGACGGCCCGCTTTGCGTTTTCCATTGATCCCCTCAAAGGCCGCATTCAGCGGCGGCCGGAAGCGGAGCTGAATCTGCGCGACGACCGGGACCGTAACGGGGTGGTGGATGCGATTGGCCGGACTTGGCACGTCTGGTGCCGTCCCATGCCCGGTTATCTTGCCGTTCGCCGCAGTTACGGCGCTTGGGGAGCCTTGGTGGCGAGCCTGACGATGACGCTGCTGGTGGTGAATCATTTGCGGCAATCCATGCAGCGCACCGCGCGGGTCGAGGAACTCGTCAACCAGCGCACCGCCGAACTCCACGCCGAAATCCAGCGGCGCAACCGGCTGGAAGCGGATTTGGAACGCGAACGCGATCTCCTGCACATGCTGCTGGATCATTTGCCGGATCGCATCTATTTCAAGGATCGCCAGAGCCGCTTTTTGCGGGTCAGCCGCGCCATGGCCAAATTGTTTGGCCGCACGGATCCCGCTGAAATCGTTGGCAAAACGGATTTTGATTTCTTTACGCGTGAACATGCGGAACCGGCCTATCAGGATGAGCTGGACATCATCCGCACCGGCCAACCGCTCATTGGGCGCATCGAGCTGGAAACCCTGCCGGATGGCAAAACCGGTTGGGCCCACACCACCAAAATGCCGCTGCGCGGCAAAGCGGGGGACATTGTCGGCACCTTTGGCATTTCGCGCGACATCACCGCGCTTAAACGCATGGAGGAGGTCTTGGCCGAGGAGCGCAACCTGCTGCGCAACCTCATCGAGAATCTGCCGGATTACATTTATGTGAAAGACCGGCAGGGGCGCTACCTGGTCTGCAACATCACCTATGTGCACGTCATCGGGCGGGATCAGGTGGAGGATGTGTTGGGCAAAATGCCGGCGGACCTTTTTTCCGTCGAGGAGAGCGGGCGGTTCCACGCCGCCGATCTGGAGGTCATGGCCTCGGGGCAGCCGCTGATCAATCAAGAGGAACCCCTGCGGGATTCCTTTGGGCATGAGCATTGGTTCCTGACCACCAAGGTGCCGCTGCGCGATGGCAGCCAGCGAACGGTCGGCATCGTGTGCATTGGCCGCGATATCACCCTGCGCCGCCAGGTGGAACAGCAACTCAAGCTCGCCAATGCCGAATTGCACAAATCCCATGAGGACTTGATCGCCGCCCAAATGCAGCTCATCCAGGCGGAGAAGATGCAATCCATCGGGTGCCTGGCGGCCGGCGTGGCGCATGAAGTCAAGAACCCGCTGGCCATCCTGGGCATGGGGGTGGACTACCTGAACTCTTCCGTAAACCCGGCGGACGCAGATGCCCGGCTGGTCATTGATGATATGCGGGCGGCCATCCGGCGCGCCGATAACATCATCCTGGGCCTGCTCGATTTCTCCGCCCCCAAACAACTCAAACTCCAAAAGGACAATCTGAACCGCGTCGCCGAACAGGCGCTGACGTTCACCCGACATCAACAGATGGATCGTCAGATTACGGTGAAACGCGATCTGCTGGCCACCCTGCCGCCCGTCGAACTGGACCCGGACAAGCTGACCCAGGTTCTCGTCAACCTGTACATGAACGCCATCCAGGCCATGCCCGTGGGCGGCTGCCTCTCCATCCGCAGCTACACCCGCATCTTGGCCGAGACCGAGGCCTCCCGCACGCTGGATGGACACCAGAACCTGTGTTTCCGGGTTGGGGACGTGGTTGTAGTGCTCGAAACGGACGACACCGGCCCGGGCATCCCGGAGGATAAACTCATACGGGTCTTCGATCCGTTCTTCACAACCAAACCGGCGGGGCAGGGGACCGGCTTGGGGTTGACCGTGACGCGTAAAATTGTGGAATTGCACCAGGGCTATCTGGAATTGCGCAACCGCCCCGAAGGCGGTCTGCGCGCCAGCATCTGGCTCAAGCCTGCCCCATAA
- a CDS encoding putative 2-dehydropantoate 2-reductase, with amino-acid sequence MKKLSYAIVGSGALGALYGARLHHAGFETHFLFHGDYDHVRQHGLRVDSPWGDLHLRGINAYQRVGDMPVCDVVCIGLKTTQNHLLPTLLPPLVRAGTAVILMQNGLGAEEEVAALLPQAMVGGGLCYLCSSKIAPGHIHHQDYGRVMFGAHSPGMEDVLKQVAADFAQGGVPVQLTKNLAEGRWRKLGWNIPYNGLSVVLNAETNEIMDHLETRELSRQLMIEVLAGARACGHPIEAEFVEQLLGFTVKMKPYSPSMKLDFQARRPLEVEYLYERPLQQARQAGVELPRIAALTAQLRFLDTRNCLK; translated from the coding sequence ATGAAGAAACTGAGTTATGCCATTGTGGGATCGGGCGCGTTGGGCGCACTGTACGGCGCGCGGTTGCACCATGCCGGGTTTGAGACGCATTTCCTGTTTCATGGCGATTATGATCACGTGCGGCAGCATGGGTTGCGGGTGGATTCCCCTTGGGGCGACTTGCATTTGCGCGGGATAAACGCCTATCAGCGCGTCGGGGACATGCCGGTGTGCGACGTGGTCTGTATTGGCCTCAAGACCACACAGAATCATTTGCTGCCCACCCTTTTGCCACCGCTGGTTCGCGCGGGTACGGCGGTCATCCTGATGCAAAACGGGCTGGGGGCTGAAGAGGAGGTCGCCGCGCTGTTGCCGCAGGCGATGGTGGGTGGGGGACTCTGTTATCTTTGCTCCAGCAAGATTGCGCCGGGCCACATTCACCATCAGGATTATGGCCGCGTGATGTTTGGGGCGCATAGTCCGGGGATGGAAGACGTGTTAAAACAGGTGGCCGCTGACTTCGCGCAAGGTGGAGTTCCGGTGCAACTCACGAAAAACCTGGCGGAAGGTCGCTGGCGCAAGTTGGGCTGGAATATTCCTTATAATGGCCTTTCCGTGGTGCTCAATGCCGAGACGAATGAGATCATGGACCATCTGGAGACGCGTGAATTGTCGCGCCAATTGATGATTGAGGTGCTGGCCGGAGCGCGTGCTTGCGGGCATCCCATTGAGGCGGAGTTTGTGGAGCAACTTTTGGGCTTCACCGTGAAAATGAAACCGTACAGCCCCAGCATGAAGCTGGATTTCCAGGCGCGGCGGCCGTTGGAGGTGGAATACCTCTACGAACGCCCCTTGCAGCAGGCGCGGCAGGCCGGTGTCGAACTGCCCCGCATCGCCGCGTTGACCGCCCAGTTGCGGTTTCTGGACACGCGGAATTGCTTGAAATGA
- a CDS encoding acetylxylan esterase has product MNPFANHRITVKLSALKAGVFLSYLLVALSSSSAFAAPDLVIKAEKAGAVYQAGETITWRVELRGGGADIKEASYVIKKAGASVHHQGTVTLSGGAGTVQTKLDQPGTLLLEVVAKVPGAKEIRALGGAAIAPEKIPPSSPCPEDFDAFWKGKLDELAKVPANPVLEQGKSGKDGVDYWKITMDNIRGTHIRGQLARPAQGAKLPAMLVVQWAGVYGLNQGFATGPAAEGWLTLNITAHDLPIDEPESFYKQQNDGPLKNYTAIGNDDREKSYFLRMFLACYRAVEYLAQRPDWDGKTLIVTGTSQGGLQTFVTAGLNHKVTALLALVPAGCDNTGGLADRKPGWPYWMANVAGKDEKKALNTSRYFDGVNFAARIKCPALVGLGLIDTTSPPSGVYAAFNLMQGPKETVVLPDSDHRGKNNTQAPYSARASVWRKALLAGSPPPVK; this is encoded by the coding sequence ATGAATCCATTCGCTAACCATCGAATCACGGTGAAGCTGTCGGCCCTGAAAGCCGGAGTGTTCCTCAGTTACTTATTGGTCGCCTTGAGCAGCTCCAGCGCGTTCGCCGCGCCTGACCTTGTGATCAAGGCGGAGAAGGCTGGTGCGGTGTATCAAGCTGGCGAGACCATTACTTGGCGCGTCGAACTGCGCGGGGGCGGCGCGGATATCAAAGAGGCGTCCTATGTGATTAAAAAAGCCGGGGCATCCGTACATCATCAAGGCACGGTCACCCTGAGTGGCGGCGCCGGGACGGTGCAAACCAAATTGGACCAACCCGGCACGTTGTTGCTGGAAGTCGTGGCCAAGGTGCCGGGTGCCAAGGAAATCCGTGCGCTGGGCGGTGCGGCCATCGCCCCGGAGAAAATTCCCCCGTCGTCTCCCTGTCCCGAGGATTTCGATGCCTTCTGGAAAGGCAAACTGGACGAACTCGCCAAGGTTCCCGCTAACCCGGTATTGGAGCAGGGTAAGAGCGGGAAAGACGGCGTGGATTACTGGAAAATCACCATGGATAACATCCGGGGCACTCACATTCGCGGACAATTGGCGCGACCCGCCCAAGGGGCGAAGCTGCCCGCCATGTTGGTGGTGCAATGGGCTGGCGTGTACGGGCTCAACCAAGGATTTGCCACTGGCCCCGCCGCCGAGGGTTGGCTCACTTTGAACATCACAGCCCACGATCTGCCAATTGACGAGCCGGAGAGCTTTTATAAACAGCAGAATGACGGACCGTTGAAGAACTACACCGCCATTGGCAACGATGACCGCGAGAAAAGCTATTTCCTGCGCATGTTTCTCGCCTGCTATCGCGCGGTGGAATACCTGGCCCAGCGCCCCGATTGGGACGGCAAGACCCTGATTGTCACCGGCACCAGCCAAGGCGGTCTCCAGACCTTCGTGACGGCCGGGTTAAACCACAAAGTGACCGCCCTGCTCGCCTTGGTGCCCGCCGGCTGCGACAATACCGGTGGTTTGGCCGACCGGAAACCCGGCTGGCCCTACTGGATGGCCAATGTGGCGGGCAAGGATGAAAAGAAAGCCCTCAACACCTCCCGCTACTTCGATGGGGTGAACTTCGCGGCGCGCATTAAATGCCCCGCCTTGGTAGGGCTGGGGCTGATTGACACCACGTCGCCGCCCTCGGGCGTCTATGCCGCCTTTAATCTGATGCAGGGACCGAAGGAAACGGTGGTTCTGCCCGACTCCGACCACCGTGGAAAAAATAACACCCAAGCCCCATACTCGGCGCGCGCTAGCGTCTGGCGCAAGGCCCTGCTGGCCGGTTCCCCGCCGCCGGTTAAATGA
- a CDS encoding AAA family ATPase: MIYIDSMTIQEFRGIRNLTLDFKGKNFAICGPNGTGKSGVVDALEFVLTGNISRLAGEGRGEITLKQHAPHVDKRNDPAKAIVTIKLTIPSLKKTVVIERTAKTPGTAKVTPNDPDVLKILQGVETHPEIVLSRRELIRYVLATPGKRNEEVQALLHLDKIEEVRAIFQKIANGAEKQSKMISQPVKTAQDNLLRALSIAEFNKENILFITNAQRAILGLPELLELTATTSLKDGMATPATAKPQLIPKAQAMVDFQAAREALNEISNQSTQPQIGKLISELETLAANPAFITGVTRENFFTTGLSLIGDDTCPFCDAEWDQELLRKRAHAKLNQLKDLSEKRKDVEKQMEPLIATLRKVQAAMDTLVRYANLQKPPIAIQACNDYSSFCRTSIKVLSNLLPLTETMAILTRMATVPPSVTSAISDFEKVVSALPEPTKQDAAREFLAIAQERLDVWREAKRAEKSATAQAQIARQVSDKYVEASDKVLTGLYTEVQKDFAALYTAINHDDEKNFSARLIPSMGKLGFDVDFYGRGFFPPGAYHSEGHQDGMGLCLYLALMRHLQGSEFTFAVLDDVLMSVDTGHRREVCTLLKKEFPNTQFIMTTHDPIWMRHMKTEGLINGQGAVQFRVWNVDQGPTQWDDRDVWTEMHDYLNKNDVRAAAALLRHFLEYTSAELCHRLRAPVEFRGDAQYQLGEMLPPAVGRLRKLYTTAKDVANSWKQQDIVSDIGNRADEFSKLVVASQVEQWQINPAVHFNAWANFTKNDFLPVVNVFHALLSGFTCPTCSEFLRVSPDRESAEVLRCECGKTNLNLKKKTV, encoded by the coding sequence ATGATTTACATTGATTCAATGACAATTCAGGAGTTCCGGGGCATCCGTAATCTCACCTTGGACTTTAAGGGCAAGAATTTTGCCATATGTGGTCCGAATGGCACCGGAAAGAGCGGTGTCGTAGATGCTCTGGAATTTGTGCTTACCGGGAATATTTCCCGATTGGCTGGTGAAGGTCGTGGGGAAATTACCCTAAAACAACATGCTCCACATGTTGATAAACGAAATGATCCGGCAAAAGCAATTGTCACCATTAAACTAACAATTCCAAGTCTCAAGAAAACTGTTGTTATCGAACGAACAGCCAAAACACCAGGGACGGCCAAAGTAACACCGAATGATCCTGATGTTCTCAAAATACTCCAGGGTGTCGAAACACATCCTGAAATTGTCCTTTCCCGGCGAGAGCTAATTCGCTACGTACTGGCTACCCCAGGAAAGCGTAACGAGGAAGTACAAGCGTTGCTACATCTTGATAAGATTGAGGAGGTTAGGGCAATATTCCAGAAAATTGCAAATGGTGCTGAGAAGCAGTCTAAAATGATTTCTCAACCAGTCAAAACAGCCCAGGACAATCTTTTGCGTGCGCTTTCTATCGCTGAATTTAACAAGGAGAATATTCTTTTTATTACCAATGCCCAGCGGGCAATCCTTGGTCTCCCTGAATTACTTGAACTTACAGCCACCACCTCCCTCAAGGATGGAATGGCGACACCTGCTACAGCAAAGCCCCAACTGATTCCGAAGGCACAGGCGATGGTGGATTTTCAAGCGGCTCGGGAAGCTCTCAATGAAATTTCTAACCAGTCCACCCAACCACAAATTGGTAAGCTCATCAGTGAATTGGAAACCCTGGCTGCGAACCCTGCTTTTATAACAGGTGTAACTAGAGAGAATTTTTTTACTACAGGATTGTCATTGATTGGAGATGACACTTGTCCGTTTTGTGATGCCGAATGGGACCAGGAACTATTAAGGAAGCGTGCTCATGCAAAACTTAATCAGCTAAAAGATTTGTCCGAAAAACGCAAAGATGTTGAAAAACAAATGGAACCATTGATTGCGACCTTGCGAAAGGTGCAAGCCGCAATGGATACCCTGGTCAGGTATGCGAATTTGCAGAAACCTCCGATTGCAATTCAAGCATGCAACGATTACAGTTCTTTTTGTCGCACCTCAATTAAGGTTTTGTCGAATTTGCTGCCGCTTACTGAGACGATGGCAATACTCACTCGTATGGCTACTGTGCCACCATCGGTCACCAGCGCCATTAGTGACTTTGAAAAAGTCGTTTCCGCTCTGCCAGAACCGACCAAACAGGATGCGGCACGTGAGTTTCTTGCCATCGCCCAGGAGCGTCTCGACGTATGGCGCGAAGCCAAACGTGCGGAAAAGTCCGCTACGGCACAGGCTCAAATCGCCCGTCAGGTATCTGATAAATACGTCGAAGCCAGTGACAAGGTGCTTACGGGACTTTACACTGAAGTCCAAAAGGACTTTGCTGCTCTTTACACTGCCATCAATCACGATGACGAAAAGAACTTTTCGGCAAGATTGATTCCCTCCATGGGAAAACTCGGATTTGATGTCGATTTTTATGGGCGAGGCTTTTTCCCGCCCGGTGCCTACCATAGTGAAGGGCATCAAGATGGAATGGGACTTTGTTTGTACCTGGCATTAATGCGTCACCTCCAAGGATCGGAATTCACATTTGCAGTGCTTGATGACGTGCTCATGTCGGTTGACACGGGGCATAGGCGGGAAGTATGCACGCTATTGAAAAAGGAGTTTCCCAACACTCAGTTTATCATGACAACGCATGATCCGATTTGGATGAGGCATATGAAAACCGAGGGGCTGATTAACGGGCAAGGCGCGGTTCAATTCAGAGTGTGGAACGTTGATCAAGGACCAACCCAATGGGATGATCGAGATGTGTGGACGGAAATGCATGATTACCTGAATAAAAATGATGTCAGGGCTGCCGCTGCATTGCTTCGTCATTTTCTTGAATACACCTCAGCAGAATTATGTCATCGGTTGCGTGCCCCGGTAGAGTTTCGTGGTGATGCCCAATATCAACTTGGCGAAATGCTTCCGCCTGCGGTTGGGCGTTTGCGGAAACTCTATACCACTGCAAAAGATGTTGCGAATTCATGGAAACAACAAGATATTGTCTCTGACATTGGCAATCGCGCTGACGAATTCAGCAAACTTGTCGTTGCATCACAAGTTGAACAATGGCAAATCAACCCTGCTGTTCATTTCAATGCGTGGGCCAATTTCACAAAGAACGACTTTTTGCCAGTAGTGAATGTATTTCACGCCCTTCTTTCGGGATTTACCTGTCCGACCTGTTCCGAATTTCTTCGCGTCTCACCTGATCGGGAAAGTGCTGAGGTGTTACGATGTGAATGTGGTAAGACGAATTTAAACCTCAAAAAGAAAACGGTGTAG